A DNA window from Luteolibacter luteus contains the following coding sequences:
- a CDS encoding transposase, whose product MDDHDRDGHESLVAEVVQRTGWEIFAWALLEDHYHLVMRTPEANLVGGMKWFQNFWTKRFNAKHERSGSVFGGRYKSVLVQGDGHLSSLIDHVHLNAFRVGLVTTAQLASHPWSSLKDYLLPPSSRRSWVRASEGLRHMGYDGEDCDDRLRYLEHLEHIAVRLGGRVPLPGGGRTLHSTLRRGWYLGADSFRSELIAVREQGGASADSRGRTHGAEMAQRILTAGLSAGGLAYESLENLRKSDWRKRAIGRAIRLRTTVPTEWIASNLRMGVSSRVALMVARDPEPSWGKSWRPAKEFLDRLLEVARQMENSPRPEPLREDEDAEDVYCPHHGAEGRRCECNCSL is encoded by the coding sequence ATGGACGATCACGACCGGGATGGTCATGAAAGCTTGGTGGCAGAAGTGGTGCAGAGGACGGGCTGGGAGATCTTTGCCTGGGCCCTGCTAGAGGATCACTATCATTTGGTGATGAGGACACCGGAGGCGAACCTGGTGGGAGGAATGAAGTGGTTTCAGAACTTCTGGACGAAACGCTTCAATGCCAAGCATGAGAGATCCGGGTCTGTTTTCGGAGGCCGCTATAAGAGCGTGCTGGTGCAAGGGGATGGTCATCTGTCCTCGCTTATCGATCATGTCCACTTGAATGCATTCCGAGTAGGCTTGGTGACTACCGCGCAGCTTGCGTCGCACCCATGGTCGAGCTTGAAAGATTACCTGCTGCCTCCCTCATCCCGCCGGTCGTGGGTGAGAGCGAGCGAGGGCCTCAGGCACATGGGCTACGATGGTGAGGACTGCGATGACCGTCTCCGTTATCTCGAACACCTTGAGCACATCGCGGTGCGGCTTGGCGGGCGGGTGCCACTGCCGGGGGGCGGCAGGACTTTGCATTCCACGCTGAGGCGTGGTTGGTACCTCGGGGCGGACTCGTTTCGTAGCGAGTTGATCGCGGTGCGGGAGCAAGGAGGGGCCTCAGCCGATTCCAGGGGTCGGACCCATGGAGCGGAAATGGCGCAACGCATCCTTACTGCAGGACTTTCCGCCGGCGGACTCGCATACGAGAGCCTTGAGAACTTGCGGAAGAGCGATTGGCGCAAGCGGGCGATTGGCCGTGCGATCCGGTTACGTACCACGGTTCCCACGGAGTGGATCGCTTCGAACCTCAGGATGGGAGTTTCATCGAGAGTCGCGCTTATGGTGGCTCGGGATCCGGAGCCTTCGTGGGGAAAATCGTGGCGTCCGGCGAAGGAGTTTCTCGATCGGCTGCTAGAAGTTGCCCGGCAGATGGAGAATTCCCCGCGGCCGGAACCCTTGCGTGAAGACGAGGACGCGGAGGATGTTTACTGTCCGCATCATGGCGCGGAAGGCAGGCGCTGCGAATGCAATTGCTCGCTCTAA
- a CDS encoding SdiA-regulated domain-containing protein, whose amino-acid sequence MKRLFLLTLSAFAAPENSPGAAPLNSYTHLAADLPMNEVSEASTLCYNRDTDTVFTIGDEGEAISEYGTDGSFKSKMSLLTRRTDGSKALVDSEGLAYLGNSRFMIADERPMTGLIATYIGGTTAAAGDFPSVSIDPLFAGNSNNGLEGICYDPVTDTVWGVKEHTPFAIYQISGFDSPTPVVTKPFAAQKFNKLGYLHDISDIFIMANSQHFAAEDPRRMNLLILSQEDNLILEMTRAGEVVDTLNIAFVGRHTIEGITMDDQGTIYLASEQGPPPNVFSGLHVLTPPPLAVPFSVTSCAIAGPEESVTASVTWNATAGRQYVIEFSETLADTDWQAVSSVATATGTTHTMETQPLPRNGKGFFRVKEVTP is encoded by the coding sequence ATGAAGCGGTTATTCCTGCTCACGCTCTCTGCCTTTGCCGCCCCCGAGAACAGCCCGGGAGCTGCCCCTTTGAATAGCTACACACATCTGGCAGCGGATCTTCCGATGAACGAAGTCTCGGAGGCATCCACCCTTTGCTACAACCGCGACACGGATACTGTATTCACGATCGGGGATGAAGGAGAGGCTATCAGCGAGTACGGTACCGACGGGTCCTTCAAAAGCAAAATGTCGCTCCTGACCCGCAGGACGGACGGCTCGAAGGCACTCGTCGACTCCGAGGGTCTGGCTTATCTCGGCAACTCCCGCTTCATGATCGCGGACGAACGCCCGATGACCGGCCTGATCGCGACCTACATCGGCGGCACCACCGCCGCCGCAGGCGATTTCCCTTCGGTATCTATTGATCCGCTCTTTGCAGGGAACTCAAACAACGGACTGGAAGGGATCTGCTATGATCCTGTGACGGACACAGTGTGGGGGGTAAAAGAACACACTCCATTCGCCATCTACCAGATTAGCGGCTTCGATAGCCCGACCCCTGTCGTCACCAAGCCCTTCGCAGCACAAAAGTTCAACAAACTGGGCTACCTGCACGATATCTCGGATATTTTCATCATGGCGAACAGCCAGCATTTCGCTGCCGAAGATCCCCGCCGGATGAATCTCCTGATCCTTAGCCAAGAAGACAACCTGATCCTCGAAATGACCCGCGCGGGCGAAGTGGTAGACACTCTCAATATCGCCTTCGTGGGAAGACACACCATTGAAGGGATCACCATGGATGACCAGGGCACAATTTACCTCGCCTCGGAGCAGGGGCCCCCACCGAATGTCTTTTCCGGCTTGCATGTGCTCACCCCGCCTCCCCTCGCCGTACCATTCTCGGTAACCTCCTGCGCGATCGCAGGGCCGGAGGAATCGGTGACCGCATCGGTGACTTGGAATGCTACAGCCGGAAGACAGTACGTCATCGAGTTTTCGGAAACGCTCGCCGATACCGATTGGCAAGCTGTCAGCTCTGTGGCCACCGCTACGGGCACGACTCACACAATGGAAACGCAACCGCTTCCGAGAAACGGGAAAGGCTTTTTCCGAGTCAAGGAAGTCACCCCTTGA
- a CDS encoding PEP-CTERM sorting domain-containing protein (PEP-CTERM proteins occur, often in large numbers, in the proteomes of bacteria that also encode an exosortase, a predicted intramembrane cysteine proteinase. The presence of a PEP-CTERM domain at a protein's C-terminus predicts cleavage within the sorting domain, followed by covalent anchoring to some some component of the (usually Gram-negative) cell surface. Many PEP-CTERM proteins exhibit an unusual sequence composition that includes large numbers of potential glycosylation sites. Expression of one such protein has been shown restore the ability of a bacterium to form floc, a type of biofilm.): MKSYLPFLFSASLVLAASTASAATLAEWRYDSAVAEPFEAYNFEDGAEVSGFQGHGSANLSVQFRYRGWSTTIDTNNYCGFTIQAEAGKQLTITSLDFSSAVSAGSVTGFQWGYRIDGGAWTMGELYESGEEGFGFIGAEHAKVWDIPDFTTTGAVEFGLFAQALNTTSSVIVSQPGALVLNGSITPVPEPSAALLSTAGLLAALRRRRR, encoded by the coding sequence ATGAAATCATACTTACCCTTCCTTTTCTCGGCATCCTTGGTTCTTGCTGCGAGCACCGCGTCAGCCGCAACTCTCGCCGAATGGCGCTATGACTCCGCCGTCGCCGAGCCATTCGAAGCCTACAATTTCGAGGACGGTGCTGAAGTCTCAGGTTTCCAAGGCCACGGCAGCGCGAACCTCAGCGTGCAATTCCGCTATCGGGGGTGGTCGACCACGATCGATACCAACAACTACTGTGGATTCACGATCCAAGCCGAGGCCGGCAAGCAATTGACCATTACCAGCCTGGATTTCTCATCGGCGGTTTCCGCGGGAAGCGTGACCGGCTTCCAGTGGGGCTACCGCATCGACGGGGGCGCTTGGACCATGGGAGAACTATATGAGTCCGGCGAAGAGGGCTTCGGCTTCATCGGGGCGGAACATGCCAAAGTTTGGGATATTCCCGATTTCACGACCACGGGCGCCGTAGAGTTCGGCCTTTTTGCCCAAGCGCTAAATACCACGAGCTCCGTCATCGTGAGCCAGCCGGGCGCCTTGGTGCTCAACGGATCGATCACCCCTGTCCCCGAGCCGTCCGCCGCGCTGCTCTCCACAGCGGGCCTTCTCGCTGCCCTCCGCCGCCGTCGCCGCTGA
- a CDS encoding tetratricopeptide repeat protein: MALLKTPQDNPAYAATEAYRNGWLSRTVELATPLADQGNAEALFLLGLAKEEVAPAKLSRRQAMDFCYRRAAAAGHPEGEMRRWLTIIGSDLEDESSDAKSKLEAAAKEGSALAMRIAGEAEARGLMQDKPDFVKAGEWWEKAAAAGDGPSLLLLARWREGGFAASPNEDRAGALDYYRKALEAGEDDALIPMARLLLSTHEAEARDLLDRAMAKGISSAWLVLADLERGKGNEVLALESYGKGAAMGDTACMRKLAEQLLAENKRGEGLEWLEKAAAAGDPEAAGDLGGLLSSSDPQGAAAYLLSAADAGVRRAQYGIAMLYLNGKLGRPDPHSAVAWLTEAMNSGDAEMQYKLATLHEQGLGCPINYANAGVLYTMACNKGHAAAPGRIAFMATEGLGTRVDPVQAYAYASLAVERGDQSSKPLLAKLSSMLTPAEKEESSESLKKLRGAPGGAVGAAAEAGKPAAGSPSPAK, encoded by the coding sequence ATGGCTCTGCTCAAGACCCCGCAGGATAATCCCGCGTATGCAGCCACGGAGGCTTATCGCAACGGCTGGCTCTCCCGGACGGTCGAACTCGCCACCCCGCTTGCGGATCAGGGAAATGCAGAGGCCCTGTTCCTGCTCGGCCTTGCCAAGGAAGAAGTCGCTCCCGCGAAGCTGTCCCGGCGACAGGCGATGGATTTTTGCTACCGCCGGGCCGCGGCAGCCGGTCATCCGGAAGGAGAGATGCGCCGTTGGCTGACAATCATTGGTTCCGATCTGGAGGATGAGTCGAGCGATGCGAAATCGAAGCTCGAGGCGGCGGCGAAGGAAGGAAGTGCGCTTGCCATGAGGATCGCCGGAGAGGCGGAAGCAAGGGGCCTGATGCAGGACAAGCCGGACTTTGTGAAAGCAGGGGAGTGGTGGGAAAAGGCCGCCGCGGCCGGAGATGGTCCATCGCTGCTGCTACTTGCCCGGTGGCGTGAGGGGGGCTTCGCAGCTTCGCCGAACGAGGATCGTGCCGGAGCTTTGGACTATTATCGGAAGGCGCTGGAGGCGGGCGAGGACGACGCGCTGATCCCGATGGCCCGTCTCTTGCTCTCGACCCATGAAGCCGAGGCGCGTGATCTACTTGATCGTGCCATGGCCAAGGGTATCTCGTCCGCCTGGTTGGTGCTCGCGGATTTGGAGCGGGGAAAGGGCAATGAAGTCCTCGCCTTGGAATCTTACGGCAAAGGTGCGGCCATGGGAGACACGGCTTGCATGCGCAAGCTGGCGGAGCAGCTTCTGGCCGAGAACAAGCGCGGAGAAGGGCTGGAATGGCTGGAGAAAGCTGCCGCTGCCGGAGACCCGGAGGCGGCGGGGGACTTGGGAGGGCTGCTCTCTTCCTCCGATCCGCAAGGTGCGGCTGCCTATCTTTTATCCGCAGCGGACGCGGGTGTCCGCCGGGCTCAGTATGGGATAGCGATGCTTTATCTCAATGGGAAGCTAGGTCGGCCGGATCCTCATTCGGCTGTCGCTTGGCTGACCGAGGCCATGAATTCGGGCGATGCCGAAATGCAGTACAAGCTGGCCACGCTTCACGAGCAGGGGCTCGGATGTCCTATCAACTATGCCAACGCGGGCGTCTTGTACACGATGGCTTGCAACAAGGGCCATGCCGCAGCCCCGGGCAGGATCGCATTTATGGCGACGGAGGGCTTGGGAACCCGTGTCGATCCGGTGCAGGCATACGCGTATGCCTCGCTTGCGGTGGAGCGCGGCGATCAAAGCTCGAAGCCTCTGCTGGCCAAACTCTCTTCGATGCTGACACCGGCAGAGAAAGAAGAGTCCTCCGAATCATTGAAGAAGCTCAGGGGGGCTCCCGGTGGAGCGGTTGGCGCGGCCGCTGAAGCTGGCAAGCCTGCAGCGGGTTCGCCATCCCCGGCCAAATAA
- a CDS encoding ankyrin repeat domain-containing protein, which produces MAHADGWIRAYELLEAGRDLPADLRERVMSNRSGIGETMLHWYAIEGDADVVEKIIGLGFDVNTVNSFHRTPLFECATIDRWEIVALLLAHGARTDVKDRNGQDVFEALEDQDKHDKAERLRKLVAESRSL; this is translated from the coding sequence ATGGCACACGCGGACGGATGGATCAGGGCTTATGAATTGCTGGAGGCGGGGAGGGATCTTCCCGCGGACCTCCGCGAGCGGGTGATGTCGAACCGCAGTGGCATCGGGGAGACGATGCTGCATTGGTATGCGATCGAGGGCGATGCTGATGTCGTGGAGAAGATCATCGGGCTGGGCTTCGACGTGAATACGGTGAACAGCTTCCACAGGACCCCGCTCTTCGAATGCGCGACGATCGATCGCTGGGAGATCGTGGCGCTGCTTCTGGCCCACGGTGCGCGCACGGATGTGAAGGACCGGAATGGCCAGGATGTCTTCGAGGCGCTGGAAGACCAGGACAAGCACGACAAGGCGGAGAGACTGAGGAAGCTGGTGGCGGAGTCGCGCTCGCTCTGA
- a CDS encoding phage tail protein has protein sequence MGIEAGIGTAIATTAGLTTATGGLTAAGTALAIAVNLAISAGLSAGAAALSAPDQGPRKPSRTGNIKQPLSPHEVVYGSVRKGGVIFFVSGSHFANTRLHMCIALAAHECESIEAVYINGQLNELVAVVPSDGVPPYGEYHPELGDEYIMYVPDTGHARSRFSAFNWRLGTATQEAIPGMVMDCEEWTVDHRALGICYFYSRLVYDVTDDSKIWPSFIPAMTVRMKGRKDIYDPRDESTGWTDNPALIAANVLETLLNVPRERIDTDALIEAANICDETVPLKGGGTEKRYRCCGYFSLEGEPGDWLEPIIRAMAGTCIEHHGDYYIHAGTWREPEVTITDANIMGAIRVRTATSDRERANVARGIFASAESHDQPTEFPRIIHADGVTEDGLELEMDINLEFVPSSTQAQRVAKILLLTAREGRTVEVGLDLLTGLDVKPWDTVTLDLQTMGLSGLFRVIEHKTTIEGGDNPAVMPTLTLREVSESFYAWDEATEEQELALASPVIPGSDLEPDNLEYSVAVNSSNAAFFPGTVTATWEDPALIDFDAIEVQVIMHFQWRPNSLTAWSDEVIEANGEVAPGVGTLALQVIDEDFAGSSFEFQGHVIERVRVRTRVTSTSWSDWTEIEGDLRAPLGVSKTFTPYSSKTGHKIGAVKMVWNPPADITPAAYEVEAKVEYEWKQGANPYVAATYVENRARVKGKKINLVLWDKGKPGGSTQFQNHTLVYARVRSLNGDGTVSEWTNL, from the coding sequence ATGGGAATTGAAGCAGGAATAGGGACGGCAATCGCTACAACCGCGGGGCTAACCACGGCGACAGGAGGACTAACTGCCGCAGGCACCGCACTTGCTATCGCGGTCAATCTCGCAATCTCCGCGGGCCTATCCGCCGGCGCTGCCGCTCTCTCAGCCCCGGACCAAGGGCCCCGCAAGCCCTCGCGCACCGGAAACATCAAGCAGCCGCTCAGCCCACACGAAGTGGTGTACGGAAGCGTCCGGAAAGGCGGCGTGATCTTCTTCGTCAGCGGATCCCACTTCGCGAATACCCGCCTCCACATGTGCATCGCCCTGGCTGCCCACGAATGCGAGAGCATCGAAGCGGTCTACATCAACGGTCAGCTCAACGAGCTGGTTGCCGTGGTGCCATCGGATGGAGTGCCGCCCTACGGCGAGTATCACCCGGAGCTCGGCGACGAATACATCATGTATGTCCCGGACACCGGGCACGCGCGCAGCCGGTTCTCGGCCTTCAACTGGCGGCTCGGCACGGCCACGCAGGAGGCGATTCCCGGGATGGTGATGGATTGCGAGGAGTGGACCGTGGACCACCGCGCCCTCGGGATCTGCTATTTCTACTCCCGGCTGGTCTACGATGTGACCGACGACTCGAAGATCTGGCCGAGCTTCATCCCCGCGATGACGGTGAGGATGAAAGGCCGGAAGGACATCTACGACCCGCGCGACGAAAGCACCGGATGGACCGACAACCCGGCGCTGATCGCCGCGAACGTGCTGGAGACCCTGCTCAATGTCCCGCGCGAACGGATCGACACCGACGCCCTGATCGAGGCGGCGAACATCTGCGACGAAACGGTGCCGTTGAAGGGAGGCGGCACGGAGAAGCGTTACCGGTGCTGCGGGTATTTCTCGCTCGAAGGAGAGCCCGGGGACTGGCTTGAACCGATCATCCGGGCAATGGCCGGAACCTGCATCGAGCACCACGGCGACTACTACATCCATGCCGGCACTTGGCGTGAGCCGGAAGTCACGATCACCGATGCCAACATCATGGGGGCAATCCGGGTCCGCACGGCAACGAGCGATCGCGAGCGCGCGAACGTGGCCCGCGGGATCTTCGCCAGTGCCGAGAGCCACGACCAGCCGACCGAGTTTCCGCGCATCATCCATGCGGATGGCGTGACTGAAGACGGGCTGGAACTGGAGATGGACATCAACCTTGAGTTTGTTCCATCCAGCACCCAAGCACAGCGGGTTGCCAAGATCTTGCTCCTGACGGCGCGTGAAGGTCGCACGGTAGAAGTGGGGCTCGACCTGCTGACCGGGCTCGACGTGAAGCCATGGGACACCGTTACGCTCGACCTCCAGACGATGGGACTCTCCGGGCTCTTCCGCGTGATCGAGCACAAGACTACAATCGAAGGAGGCGACAACCCGGCGGTGATGCCGACCCTGACGCTCCGGGAGGTCTCGGAAAGCTTCTACGCGTGGGATGAGGCGACCGAAGAGCAGGAGCTCGCGCTTGCAAGCCCGGTCATCCCGGGATCCGACCTCGAACCGGACAACCTCGAATACTCCGTCGCGGTCAATTCGAGCAACGCGGCATTCTTCCCCGGCACGGTAACAGCCACGTGGGAAGATCCGGCATTGATCGACTTCGACGCGATCGAGGTGCAGGTCATCATGCATTTCCAGTGGCGTCCGAACTCGCTCACCGCGTGGTCCGACGAGGTGATCGAAGCCAACGGGGAAGTGGCGCCGGGTGTCGGCACGCTGGCCCTTCAGGTGATCGACGAGGACTTCGCCGGGAGCAGCTTCGAATTCCAAGGCCATGTCATCGAGCGCGTGCGCGTGCGGACCCGTGTCACCTCGACGAGCTGGTCGGACTGGACCGAGATCGAAGGAGACCTGCGCGCGCCGCTCGGGGTCAGCAAGACCTTCACGCCTTACTCCAGCAAGACTGGGCACAAGATCGGGGCGGTGAAAATGGTGTGGAATCCGCCGGCTGATATCACGCCCGCTGCCTACGAGGTCGAGGCGAAGGTCGAATACGAATGGAAGCAGGGAGCGAATCCCTACGTTGCCGCGACGTACGTTGAAAACCGCGCCCGGGTGAAGGGGAAGAAGATCAACCTCGTGCTGTGGGACAAGGGCAAGCCGGGAGGCTCCACGCAGTTCCAGAATCACACGCTTGTCTATGCGCGGGTCCGATCTCTGAACGGCGACGGCACGGTATCGGAATGGACGAACCTTTGA